The genomic interval TGTGGAGCTGAAGATGCCAGTTTGAGACAGTGCAGCACTGAACAAGGGGACTCATCCCTTGTTCCACCCAGTCCATcagtgctccagcacagctcagttcTCTAAGCCAGGCCTCATTTACCCCTTTGCTCATTGCTTTTATTAGGAAGTAGAATTTTAACTTTTAGCACATTTTCTAATTCTACtttcttttttactctttcagCTACCAACAGGAGGTCTACAGAAATTTCCTGCCCTCCAAAGACTGTTTCTGAAGTGGACttatcaaaaaagaaaagcattaagAAGACAAAAGGTGGAATTAAGGTAGGATTACTTGTAATTTGGGGACATCTCATATTGTGAGAGAACTCAAAACctcataaatatatttacataccTATacttagaattaaaaaaaaaaaaaggagcattgCTAACTTAATTCTCTGATAAGGACAAGCTACTTTAACCCAACTTGTCTGTTATCCACACCCCTGACTTGTTCATTTCATCTTTATTCCTCTGaagctgaaagcaaaaattaaatgcGGTTGATTTTCTGAAATGGCCAGCATAGCCCACAACTTCAGCAATAAGCACAGAACAGTTACCAGCAGGAACATACAGATGGTCTCCTCTTTGGCTAAACTCACAGAAAGTGACTTTAGAATTAGTTTTACTCTCATCAGTAATGCAGGTAATCAGTTGCATTTCTCCCACATAGTTAGGTGTATGCAGCAGTGTGGTATAGGCTTTATAAAACATccattcattaatttttaaatccaCTTTCCATGACTACACTGCAATTATGCCCCCTCCCTATGCTCCCATTGTTCTGATAATAGTTCAGATGAGGATAGTTCATTACTGGATTCCATCATTATCATCAACCAGCTAAATAATTTAGCAATATAGAATGTAAGAATCagcctttaaaaatgaaagtgcTCAGGAagttggattctgctgggattTAGATATTGGCTTGGATTAACAGCAAACTCAGCAGATGGGTTGTTTAACTGAATTTGAATAGATTGGCTTTTCAGTAAGTGCAAGTAATGCTTGCTGCTCTTAAAACTGCaggcaaaaggaggaaaagcctGCTTAAAACTTGCCTGGAGAGCACTTGAAATGATCCAACTCTGCAAGACCGGACAAGGGAGTGTGAGAGTGTTATCAAAACAAACACTGGAGCTGTGCAAAAGCTCTGTTGCAGCCTGGGCAcgggctctgcacagcccctgtgcccagcactgcctcacccagcactgctgctgggacTCTGACACTTCTCAGAGGCACACGGAGGATTCCCTCATTTCTTCACAGGGCATTCTACAAAGAACTCTGGAAATGTGAATTCTTTGGGTTGGCTTCAgacaggaaatgaaaaaatagtCTTCCAGAGTCTAAGGAACAGATTATTATGCCCATAATTATCTACACAAGGAGATAATTCCCCTTCTGTGGTACAAGAATATAATGACTTTGCCTGGAGTAAGGAATGCCTCCATGCCAACACTGAGCAAAGATGGAGAATATAAATAGGAGATATTTCTGCACATCAAGAATTCAATTATTTGAACTTTTCTAATGACTTTCTAGGTTAGGTAGGATCtggtttttattctttcagagTTAAAGTTCTCTAAATAAAAGCATCAGCAATTaagtattttcagttttaacatGTCCTTCTCATTCAGATTGAAGTGATGCATGAAGCCAGTCAAGGAGGATCCAGCAGAGTCCTGGTGACCAGTGAAAGTGATGAGAACTTGTCGACAAGGAGGAGGTAAGGCTGCACACATGAGCcactatatatttttttcttcttagaatGCAAATTGCTGCATTTGTAGTACATTCTCTACAGCCTCTTTGAAGTTCGCCaagattaataaataattaGCAATAATGAAGTCACTGAAATGCTTACAGCCATGCATTTATACCAAGTCTATCAGATGGAAAAGCAAATAAGAGTTATCTTTTGTTcatgttggggcttttttgcaggttttttcctcttagaaGCATTAATTACAAGATGTGAGGAAAGAAGTCATTAGAATAAGCCTTGCAtgtatttacaaaaaaaccctgctgtTAAAAGATCCTCTCATAATGTTCAGAATTTTCACATTTGACTATGTACCTCTCAGGagcttctgggttttttaactGCAAGCTCAAGTTTCTGCAAAAGCTTGAGAAAAAGATTATTAACAATGCATTCTAAAGCACCAGATACTTAAATTACTTACTTCAACAAAAAGTATCAAGCAAACCCAATTTTAGCTGAACTGCAGTTTCTAGGCCAAAgggaacaattaaaaaaaaaaacccagaaaacaaaaaacccacaagaaaaCCCCCCTGCAAGAAGCCAAATGCCACAATCCTGACTTCatttcctttgttctcttcttcACTATCATTTAGATAATTTGTGCTTTAGTTATGCCCCTGTCTTGTACACTGGAGTTACCTGATGCGAATGACTCCATTTGTAAAAACTCTAACTTGATACATTATGTCAGACAAATTGGAGAGACAGACAAATCATAATTATCTGAATTTAATTATACCCTATGAAAATACCATGTCTGGTCCCCAGACCATCAGCTACTTTTCCAAAGGTGCAAAGTATGATCTGAAATCTTGTGTAGACAGATACACATCTCCAGGGGAACGGCTGCCTGAAGAGAACATAGAAATTATAACATTAACAACAGGTACAGCTTCTAATACCTGGCAATTTTATACAGCTTTAGACCTAGAAGCTTGGTAAACAAATTTGTGAGCTCTCTCCTTTCTTGGGAACACCAATTTTGCTTTTTGCACACATCAGGGGGTGGGGAAAGAGGAGCAGTTTGAAGTCTCTTCTAAAAGGGAATTCAGAACAACACTTAAAAAAGTATCAGAACTGATCCAATCAGTTACAAAGAATGCAACAAGatatatttatcttttctgtattcttaggtttttttaaaagaaataagtCTGTTTATTCAAAACAAATTTTACAAAACAACTGTCTTTCTGTGGTACAGAGCAAAGTTTAAGAATAAATATTGAATACTTTGTATAAAAATTAGTAATATCAAAGGGAAACTGatgcaaaccaaacaaacagataaaaaaatagcattaaatATGCTGTGCAACAATGTCAAACTCTTAATGAGGAGTGACCATTCAGGCTGATACAGTTTTATTTGAAGTAAAACCTATCAGCCCTGCATTGGAGCACTGAGACTATTGTTAAAAAAGATTCCTGATGGAAGTGTACAAATCTTCATTTGTGTCTAGAACCAGAAAATATGAAGTTTTCTATGTCTCTTCTACTTTTTGAAAGGAGTGCCTTCATGCTTTCCTTTTATTCAACAAGCAACTTCTTTTCactgcagcaaaagaaaatgcataCTACAAACATCAAGGCCCTTTTAAGATTAAGAAACAATCCTAACAAAGCTCAAACCAACTGTAAAACAAAGTATTTCAATGGTCTAAATGGTGATTTTCAGATAATGGCAAATACATTTAAGCAGCGTTTTAGATGTTAGCTAGTTAAAGCTACTTAAAGATTACCTTACTTTTGCATGTACGAGTGAAAACAAATCCCAACACGTAGATATGCTGGAAGACTGTAGTCTTACTAGCACATTTTGCTTGCATACTGCATATGCAGACCCTCTTTCCCTTCAGTGAACAGGGTGGCTTTTCTAGCAGTGCAGTTTTGCTGTGAAGCTTTGTTGATTTAAATGGCTCACAAGAAGTCAGAAATCTGATGAAGCAGCTTTCCTTCAATATACAATACTTTCTCTTtatgtgcatttattttctctgtatgCAACAGGTTATAAAGATCTACATCCCCAGTACTATTATCCATTTGTTTAGGCAAGAAAGGAATTGGATTTGTTCCTTCTGAAGTATAGCTGTTATACTTGTCAGTTGTTCTGACACTGATAAATGATTTCTTTGTCAGCTCTTTATATGCCCCACATTTGGGACCAGTTAGGAACCTTATTATCTTCCTTCTGCAAAACCAGTGATAGAAAATTACATGTTTGACTTGGCTCCAGTAACTACCTACCCTCCATCTGAACAGCTTAGAGGGCAGTCAGCAAGCTCACTCCTGGCTTCTGTCTGCACTGACAGATGCCATTATCCATTCAAACCAGaaaacctgcagcacagctccaagaGCAGTAGCAGTTAGCTACACCAAGTTTACTACTCACAGCTTCAAACTAGCAAGTCCTGTACAGCTGCCACAGGTTTGGCAATTAGCAGCTAAAATATCTGTCCTGAGAGTCTGTGGAAGCACCATGACTGAGCTGTGCAAGGactgcaggcagcctgcagctctggttCTCTGCAGTATCTGTGTGGCACCACAGGACAACTCATAAGGGCTGCAGTTTGCACATCACTTGGCTCTCTTTTGGCTTACAAAGCACAGGCATTTTGTTCCTTTGCAAGTGATATTAATGTTGAGACATATTCAAGGTACAGGAGTTTATGGACACCAACAACCCTGAAATTTTAAAGACAATTTTGActtcagaagaaatattttagttgTTATGATTTGTGTACTGAGTTTGTGTGAATCACCATGTCCCTATCCCTTCAATGCAAAGTCAAAGTTTGTACAGAAAATATCCTCCGTCTCTGTTACTACAAGCatgaaattttggtttttttaaggctTTACCTAGCTCTAAGTAACATTCCCAGGGACATTTCACTTCTAGAATACAGGAAAACAGAAGCATTATTAGAAGAAAACTAACAACTTATTTGCTTATAAAGATTGGACTTTTTAAACGTGCTGATTCAATCTTTGGAAGACAGAGAACTATTAGCCCAACCAGTCACATGAGTGGTATTTGGTTTTTTATAGCTTCAGGTTCTAAAGGAGGTTCCTTTGTTATTTAACCACCAAGTCAGAGGGCATCCAAATACTGTTTCCCTATTTCAAAGATTTAGGCAGCTTTGAGTAAACAATTGTAGCAGGTCTTCACTTCTACCACTCACTATTTGTCAGCTGTGCAGGTCCAGACTGACTTTGTATGAAGCACTGAGAAATGGTGAATATTTGACACTACTTTAAACTACTGTGATAGTCTCATTCATCAAGTCAGAAGTTACACTTTCCTCATGCTTTGAAAGGTCTACTCCATTCTGATATAACAGGGGGTTTTTGCCACATGCCTTAGTTCACATAACTTTTATAAAAGCCATTAAGACTTACTGACAAGTTCAAAGAAACAGGTATTTTCAACAAGCATTTCAAAGTCTAGAAGTCAAGTCCATTATAGTTCACTTATAATCCAGACTTGCATCCCTTGAAGAGTGTAAAAGAACAGGCTACAATATAAAAAGTACAAATACAACAGGAGAGCTATTCCAATAAGTCTCTGAACAGAATCTGGGACCCTGGGACcatcttcttcctctccctctgcccaCCCCAAGTATTCACGTGTAAATTTTACCTCTTTCCATGTTTACATACATTTTGGATAAACACCTAAAATGTTGTTGCTCTGTCTTGGCTCAGTGGATCTTCAATGCAGATATTCAAGTATTAAGAAAACGCAGCTGAACAAGGATACGTGTCCACATAGTACAGTTTACAGAGAAGCACAATATTGACCAGTCTGCAATaaattttaccccaaatccctgaagtAATCTCTTTAACTTTGGGATCTGTAGCCTGCTTCCAGAGCTGGCGAAGATCATCTACGTGTCCATGAGATGTCATCATCTTGTTATAAATGCAGGGATGATATGgagcttttccttccccagaaaaaaatacatgataTTGTGGTACAATTCCCACTTTATTGGCACAGAGACCCATGAAAACATCATCTATATAAAGACTTGTATTCAGAGTCAATGAAGCCTCATAGACTCTAGCTGCTACATCATTTGATATTACAtatgcagctcctgctgtgtaGTCAGGGTAAGAGGGCCACTGGTACATTTCATATGGAACATAGTATTTGCTCCTCCTGTCTCTTATGGGAGGGGATCCGCGATGGACACGACCAATCCAGAGATCTTGAGCACCCATTTGCGTGAGGCTTTGGAGATAAGCAATGAGATTTGGCATATGGATAAATATGTCATCATCTGCAGACATAATGAACCTGGCATGAGGACAGTAGGCCTTCACCCAGCTAAACTGCAAAAGCAATTTAAGAGTGAGATTGTGAAAAGTATCCAAGAAGTCTTGCTGAATCAAATCCTGGTATTTCTGGTCTTCGAGCTCAAGTTCTCTTTGCTGCCGTGTTTTCTGCTCATGGTGTGTCGGGCGTCCTAAAGCAAAAAGGGTTTTAATGTTGGCATTAAGTTGAGAACGAACATACTTCTCATCACCCCAAGTTTGTCTGATTGCATCCCTTCGGTAACGGTTTTCAGGAGAAGACTTCACAAACAGTAGGAGAAGGACATCCTGCTGCTGACATTTCTCTCTGTGGTTGATCAAGTACTGGTAGCTTGATACCCTGTTCAGGTTATCCCTGCTGATAGACAGGCTGTCATTCACAAAATGGTAGCTATTTATGAGGTATCTGTAGGAATAGGACTTCATATGGCTCACAATTTGATTATCAAACGGTATCCAAAAAATCATGAGACACAGTATGAAGCAAGTGGCACATAGCTgcaaaaaatggcattttctgaCTCTCCTGGGACTAACAAACATTCTGATGCAGTTTTTATAATCCTTATTCTTGTTCAGGATCAGTGTTTTTACAGTGCCTGTGTTTTACTTTAAGAGCACAGTGTCACCCTTCAAGACCAGTGTCCCTTGTAAGGCATGATGTCTTTCATTCGGTATCCTTGTGAAGACAGCTTTGTTCACAGACTTCACAAGTCATCTTTCTCAAAATACGTTTTTCTTTGATTGAAAGAACACTGGCATTTTTGAAAGAAGAGACTTGCAGATGAGTATTTTCCCTTTGGGGCATCTTGAAGCAAACACTCCAGCTCTAGTCCGAACTTCTAGTGTTTCTTTCCTTCATGAAGATGAACACCTGCCAATTctgaaggggaagaggagaaaagttTAAGTGAGCTGTTGTTAACACATTATGTTTTAGGTTTGGTCATGGAAATGAGCTGACTTCTCAGTCACTGCCCATCACTACATACACACGTCTGTCCCACTcctcaaaataacaaaaaaagagcCGACTGGCAGTGAGTCAGAGGCGGTCAGCGCTCGGAGCAAGCTTGTGGAGGCCAGTGAGAGATGAGA from Zonotrichia leucophrys gambelii isolate GWCS_2022_RI chromosome 9, RI_Zleu_2.0, whole genome shotgun sequence carries:
- the B3GNT5 gene encoding lactosylceramide 1,3-N-acetyl-beta-D-glucosaminyltransferase; translated protein: MFVSPRRVRKCHFLQLCATCFILCLMIFWIPFDNQIVSHMKSYSYRYLINSYHFVNDSLSISRDNLNRVSSYQYLINHREKCQQQDVLLLLFVKSSPENRYRRDAIRQTWGDEKYVRSQLNANIKTLFALGRPTHHEQKTRQQRELELEDQKYQDLIQQDFLDTFHNLTLKLLLQFSWVKAYCPHARFIMSADDDIFIHMPNLIAYLQSLTQMGAQDLWIGRVHRGSPPIRDRRSKYYVPYEMYQWPSYPDYTAGAAYVISNDVAARVYEASLTLNTSLYIDDVFMGLCANKVGIVPQYHVFFSGEGKAPYHPCIYNKMMTSHGHVDDLRQLWKQATDPKVKEITSGIWGKIYCRLVNIVLLCKLYYVDTYPCSAAFS